One Dromiciops gliroides isolate mDroGli1 chromosome 3, mDroGli1.pri, whole genome shotgun sequence DNA segment encodes these proteins:
- the FNDC10 gene encoding fibronectin type III domain-containing protein 10, giving the protein MSALRPPVPWPWLRRRLLPPLLLLLLLAPRPCVRGDPVPPVPPPPSPEPEAEPGPDPPWCPYKVLSEGQEAGTGRLCFRSPEPDFRCQQRLCKAYRSAGRTLVANVLRNSSVLLQWRPPPAAPARELRGFALNCSWDGSYTRFQCDRVQLGASCRDYLVPDVHDSVRYRLCLQPLLRRPRREPSPPGAPPAPTPPPPPPAECVEFAAEPAGMRDIVIAMTAVGGSICVMLVIICLLVAYITENLMHPAFGRPRGRRQP; this is encoded by the coding sequence ATGAGTGCGCTCCGCCCGCCGGTGCCTTGGCCCTGGTTGCGGCGGCGGTTGCTGCCGCccctgctgcttctgctgctgctggccCCGCGTCCCTGCGTCCGCGGAGACCCCGTGCCACCCGTGCCACCGCCGCCCAGCCCGGAGCCCGAGGCGGAGCCCGGCCCGGACCCCCCGTGGTGCCCCTATAAGGTGCTGAGCGAGGGCCAGGAGGCCGGCACGGGCCGCCTGTGCTTCCGCAGCCCCGAGCCCGATTTCCGCTGCCAGCAGCGCCTGTGCAAGGCATACCGCTCGGCGGGGCGCACGCTGGTGGCCAACGTGCTCCGCAACAGCAGCGTCCTGCTGCAGTGGCGCCCGCCGCCCGCCGCGCCGGCCCGCGAGCTGCGCGGCTTCGCGCTCAACTGCTCCTGGGACGGCAGCTACACCCGCTTCCAGTGCGACCGCGTGCAGCTCGGCGCCTCTTGTCGCGACTACCTGGTCCCCGACGTGCACGACAGTGTGCGCTACCGCCTGTGCCTGCAGCCGCTGCTGCGCCGGCCCCGGCGCGAGCCCTCCCCTCCCGGCGCCCCGCCGGCCCcgacgccgccgccgccgccgcccgccgAATGCGTGGAGTTCGCGGCCGAGCCGGCTGGCATGAGGGATATAGTCATCGCCATGACTGCCGTCGGGGGCTCCATCTGCGTCATGCTAGTGATCATATGCCTTCTGGTGGCCTACATCACGGAGAACCTCATGCACCCGGCCTTCGGGCGCCCCAGGGGCCGGAGACAGCCCTGA